A genome region from Arachis duranensis cultivar V14167 chromosome 6, aradu.V14167.gnm2.J7QH, whole genome shotgun sequence includes the following:
- the LOC107495747 gene encoding probable WRKY transcription factor 7, translating to MAVEFITGYDRGGDGDHSFVGNNDATTAATVGEAACGGIQRVEKLMDMISEQKHEENDDYSSLEKEEFAGVVVSILDNNKPRTRLLGHARFRRAPSTTTLLPNNLQLQQMDHEKETINATRFFELSKEKDGFSPQQRSKEEQVSSSAFKLYCPTSILPPLPQRKSNNYHDYPSRFSHNQKNNNVEANNGSSTSIDFSTTNSYTYLSTLTNNIDDDHSLQIQRVSLNKGSSSYMQKPPLSNSSLNKRKCNSLDNNVQSSSSKCHCYKKRKSKLKRVIRVAAISSKTADIPSDDFSGRKYGQKPIKGSPHPRGYYKCSSVRGCPARKHVERAVDDPNMLVVTYEGEHNHTLTHDDYANDAVILQSS from the exons atggcTGTGGAGTTTATAACCGGTTATGATCGTGGTGGTGATGGTGATCATAGTTTTGTCGGTAACAACGACGCGACGACGGCGGCAACAGTGGGAGAAGCAGCTTGTGGTGGCATTCAGCGTGTTGAGAAGCTCATGGACATGATTTCAGAacaaaaacatgaagaaaatgatgattATTCATCacttgaaaaagaagaatttgCAGGTGTTGTTGTTTCAATTCTTGACAACAACAAACCAAGAACAAGATTATTGGGCCATGCTCGTTTCAGAAGAGCTCCATCAACAACTACTCTTCTTCCTAATAATCTTCAATTGCAGCAAAtg gatcatgaaaaagaaacaaTCAATGCAACAAGATTTTTTGAATTATCCAAAGAAAAAGATGGTTTTTCTCCACAACAAAGAAGTAAGGAGGAGCAAGTTTCTTCTTCTGCTTTCAAGCTTTATTGTCCTACATCAATTCTACCTCCTCTGCCTCAAAGGAAGAGCAATAATTACCATGATTACCCTTCAAGATTTTCCCATAATCAAAAGAACAATAATGTTGAAGCAAACAATGGCTCTTCTACAAGCATTGACTTTTCTACAACAAACTCTTATACTTACTTGTCAACGTTGACTAATAATATTGATGATGATCATAGCTTGCAAATTCAAAGGGTGTCACTTAATAAGGGTTCTTCTTCTTATATGCAAAAACCACCCTTATCCAATTCATCTTTGAATAAGAGGAAGTGCAATTCATTGGATAATAATGTTCAATCCTCCTCTTCAAAGTGCCATTGCTATAAGAAAAG GAAATCGAAGTTGAAGAGAGTGATTAGAGTGGCAGCAATTAGTTCAAAGACTGCTGATATTCCATCAGATGATTTCTCTGGGAGAAAATATGGTCAGAAACCTATTAAGGGCTCTCCTCACCCTAG aGGTTATTACAAATGTTCGAGCGTGAGAGGATGCCCTGCACGTAAACACGTGGAGCGTGCCGTAGACGATCCAAACATGCTTGTTGTAACTTATGAAGGAGAACACAATCATACATtaacacatgatgattatgcTAATGATGCTGTTATCCTCCAATCATCTTAA
- the LOC107495701 gene encoding uncharacterized protein LOC107495701: MADIPPPTPSELLRMVTELQQANQQMAEENRRMHEQIAQLVTNRLEHNDILHNREENRERRSMPTHVSETPQREEEEAHQTERSQPKAEEEERDNSAGPFTADIMNFQLPRQFTLPTTLTPYDGLGDPKQHIKKFRSIMIVNGASDPILCRCFPSFLDGPALDWFCSLPADSISRFQELAKQFEDHFAASAIYLHDSDYLTTIKQGPQESLKDYITRFTKVAMRIPDLHPEVHLHAIKSGLRPGKFQETIAVSKPKTLAEFREKAKGQIDVEELRQARKTEKSTAAKDDNKPRDSKKAFRPVPRYESYTQFNTKRDDIIKEILNSKVIKPPRKAGAYPKSKTVDKSKYCTFHQKHGHTTDECVIAKDLLERLARQGHLDKFIVGRMQKNTNSASDLVTASPSSKEKDKTPAQPRGIINCISGGYAGGGHTSSARKRTYRAMLAVTDAPKVPQLLQDFPEMTFGSTDFNHTHANYDDPVVISI, encoded by the coding sequence ATGGCTGACATTCCTCCCCCGACCCCATCTGAGCTCCTTCGGATGGTGACCGAGCTTCAACAAGCAAATCAACAAATGGCGGAGGAAAACCGAAGAATGCATGAACAAATTGCGCAATTGGTCACTAATCGGCTGGAACACAACGATATTCTTCATAACCGAGAGGAAAATCGTGAACGTCGGTCAATGCCAACCCATGTTTCTGAAACACCTCAACGGGAGGAGGAAGAAGCCCACCAAACAGAAAGGTCCCAACCAAAGGCTGAGGAAGAAGAGCGCGACAATTCTGCCGGACCGTTTACGGCCGACATTATGAATTTCCAGCTTCCCCGACAGTTCACCCTGCCGACCACTCTGACCCCTTACGATGGATTAGGAGATCCAAAGCAACATATCAAGAAATTCCGATCTATTATGATCGTTAACGGTGCATCTGACCCTATTTTATGCCGTTGTTTTCCATCTTTTTTAGACGGTCCTGCACTTGACTGGTTTTGTTCTTTGCCTGCAGATTCAATATCGCGTTTTCAAGAGTTGGCAAAGCAATTCGAAGACCACTTCGCGGCATCTGCAATATACCTTCACGATTCTGACTACCTGACGACCATCAAACAAGGCCCACAAGAGAGCCTGAAGGACTATATCACTCGTTTTACAAAGGTCGCCATGAGGATCCCCGACCTTCATCCCGAAGTCCATCTCCATGCAATTAAGAGCGGCCTCCGTCCGGGCAAATTTCAGGAGACAATAGCGGTAAGTAAACCGAAAACCTTGGCCGAATTCCGTGAAAAGGCCAAAGGACAGATAGATGTTGAAGAACTTCGGCAAGCCCGCAAAACAGAAAAGTCAACCGCGGCCAAGGACGATAATAAGCCCCGCGACAGTAAGAAAGCATTCAGGCCAGTTCCCCGTTATGAGTCATACACTCAGTTCAACACAAAGAGAGATGACATTATTAAAGAAATACTCAACTCCAAAGTAATCAAGCCTCCTCGTAAAGCCGGCGCTTACCCAAAGTCCAAGACCGTTGATAAATCCAAATATTGCACCTTTCATCAGAAGCACGGTCACACAACGGATGAATGTGTGATCGCCAAAGATCTCCTAGAGCGCCTCGCAAGACAAGGACACCTTGACAAGTTCATTGTCGGGCGTATGCAGAAGAATACAAACTCGGCTTCCGACCTTGTGACAGCAAGTCCctcatcaaaagaaaaagataagacaCCAGCCCAACCCAGAGGAATCATCAATTGTATTTCAGGAGGATATGCGGGAGGTGGACATACTAGCTCAGCACGGAAGAGAACTTATCGGGCCATGTTGGCCGTCACAGATGCCCCTAAGGTTCCTCAGCTGCTCCAAGATTTTCCAGAAATGACTTTCGGATCAACCGACTTTAATCATACCCATGCTAATTATGACGATCCAGTGGTGATTTCTATTTAG